One part of the Prochlorococcus marinus str. MIT 9313 genome encodes these proteins:
- a CDS encoding 2TM domain-containing protein has product MTEILNFDLRQKALKLLSRKRALKNELKLYLVFNQLLIWVWVFTKITFFWPIWSILAGGIYLLSKSHKLSRIQKQLIHAKARQRMGASTLLKDEHISKLVEAS; this is encoded by the coding sequence ATGACTGAAATCTTAAATTTTGATCTGCGGCAGAAAGCTCTGAAACTCCTCAGCAGAAAAAGAGCTTTGAAAAATGAGCTCAAGCTTTACCTTGTTTTCAATCAATTGCTTATCTGGGTTTGGGTGTTTACTAAAATTACCTTTTTTTGGCCCATTTGGTCTATTTTGGCTGGAGGTATTTATCTTCTTTCTAAGTCACATAAACTCTCTCGTATACAGAAGCAGCTTATCCATGCAAAAGCGAGGCAGCGTATGGGTGCCTCGACTCTTCTAAAAGACGAACACATTTCGAAACTTGTTGAAGCATCGTGA
- a CDS encoding high light inducible protein, whose amino-acid sequence MTIADFMSNKAETWNGRVAMLGFLVAIGTYVVTGEIIPGIF is encoded by the coding sequence ATGACGATCGCTGATTTCATGAGCAACAAGGCAGAGACTTGGAACGGAAGAGTCGCAATGCTTGGCTTTTTAGTGGCCATCGGTACATATGTAGTAACAGGAGAAATTATTCCCGGTATTTTTTAG
- the pstS gene encoding phosphate ABC transporter substrate-binding protein PstS — protein sequence MTILKKGFLLSSLVALGVGITACSTSGTSGSSGRLSGAGATFPAKIYTRWFSELAKAGGPQVNYQAVGSGSGRKAFIDQTVSFAASDDPMKQEDIDKVQRGLVQIPMVGGTIAFGYNRDCDLKLTQQQAVEVALGSITDWNQLNCPAGKITWVHRSDGSGTTKAFTNSMQAFSQQWTLGTGKSVEWPTGVGAKGNSGVAGVITNTPGAIGYVNQSFIKGKVKAAALENLSGEFLKPTVNTGAAALNGIQLDANLAGTNPNPTAKGAYPIATLTWLLAYKTGNGSNLDALKTTFDYMLSDEAQAQADGLGFVPLQGEIRSKARAAVEKVGK from the coding sequence ATGACCATTCTCAAGAAGGGCTTTCTGCTTTCTTCACTGGTCGCTCTCGGTGTTGGCATCACGGCTTGCAGCACCTCAGGCACCTCAGGGTCATCCGGCCGTCTCAGTGGAGCTGGTGCCACTTTCCCTGCAAAGATCTATACCCGTTGGTTCTCTGAGCTGGCCAAGGCTGGGGGGCCGCAGGTCAACTATCAAGCTGTTGGCTCTGGATCTGGTCGTAAAGCCTTCATTGATCAGACCGTGAGCTTCGCGGCATCGGATGATCCGATGAAGCAAGAAGATATTGACAAGGTTCAGCGTGGCTTGGTGCAAATCCCCATGGTGGGAGGCACCATCGCCTTTGGCTACAACCGAGACTGCGATCTGAAGTTGACCCAACAGCAAGCGGTTGAAGTTGCTCTTGGCAGCATCACTGATTGGAATCAACTCAATTGCCCTGCAGGCAAGATCACCTGGGTGCATCGCTCTGATGGCTCTGGCACCACCAAGGCATTTACAAATTCCATGCAGGCCTTTTCTCAACAATGGACCCTGGGAACCGGGAAATCAGTGGAATGGCCAACAGGGGTGGGCGCTAAAGGGAATTCAGGTGTTGCTGGTGTGATTACAAATACACCTGGCGCGATCGGTTACGTGAATCAGTCATTCATCAAAGGAAAGGTCAAAGCTGCTGCACTTGAAAATCTCTCTGGCGAGTTCCTCAAGCCAACTGTGAATACAGGAGCTGCTGCCCTCAATGGCATCCAGTTAGACGCCAATCTCGCCGGTACCAATCCAAATCCCACAGCCAAAGGGGCTTATCCGATTGCCACTCTCACCTGGTTGTTGGCATACAAAACTGGTAATGGCAGCAACCTTGACGCACTCAAAACAACCTTTGACTACATGTTGAGTGATGAGGCTCAGGCGCAAGCTGATGGTTTGGGCTTTGTCCCCCTTCAGGGTGAAATTCGCTCCAAGGCTCGAGCAGCAGTTGAAAAGGTCGGCAAATGA
- a CDS encoding response regulator transcription factor, which translates to MTVAPPKVIPPQSLKVFRLLVVEDDDAIRETIGEALCAEGFETILCGDGFEAVSILTSQPRHKFDLIILDVMLPGIGGLDICRRLREFDPKTRIFMISARDNEIDRVLGLEVGADDYLVKPFSVRELVARCRAQLRRYQERSDDSNAKMIEYGNLCLYIEECRVTKDGKDLSLAPKEYKILKLLLEHPRQVLSRDQILERIWGDDYFGDTKTVDVHIRWIREKIEQDPSSPQCIHTVRGFGYRFG; encoded by the coding sequence ATGACTGTTGCACCTCCAAAGGTCATACCTCCTCAGTCATTGAAGGTTTTCCGATTGCTTGTTGTTGAAGACGATGACGCGATTCGAGAAACTATTGGCGAGGCTTTGTGTGCTGAGGGTTTTGAAACTATATTGTGTGGAGATGGATTCGAAGCTGTTTCGATCCTTACAAGTCAACCGAGACATAAATTTGATCTAATTATTTTAGATGTGATGCTCCCTGGCATTGGTGGTCTAGATATTTGTCGAAGATTGAGAGAATTTGATCCTAAAACACGCATATTCATGATCAGTGCTCGAGATAATGAAATCGATCGTGTTTTGGGGCTTGAGGTTGGAGCTGATGATTACCTAGTTAAACCATTTAGCGTTAGAGAACTTGTTGCACGTTGTCGAGCACAATTACGTCGTTATCAGGAACGATCTGACGATTCAAATGCAAAAATGATTGAATATGGGAATTTATGTTTATACATTGAAGAATGTAGAGTCACCAAGGATGGAAAAGATCTAAGCCTTGCTCCAAAGGAGTATAAAATATTAAAGTTATTACTAGAACACCCAAGACAGGTCCTGAGCCGAGATCAGATTCTTGAGCGAATATGGGGTGATGATTATTTTGGCGATACCAAAACTGTAGACGTACACATTCGGTGGATAAGAGAAAAGATTGAGCAGGACCCTTCATCCCCTCAGTGCATCCATACTGTGAGAGGATTTGGTTATCGCTTTGGGTAA
- a CDS encoding sensor histidine kinase — protein MAEIRSISLLTYIDEPGLILGDKQRLQTALINLHDNALLCSPKNGSIEVDILPKGLWWLIKIRDHGPGLSEIVLSNMFQRFYRGDISRKRTSRSGSGLGLAIVEQIIISHGRSIKAENHPEGGTSIELLLPKGKY, from the coding sequence ATGGCGGAAATACGTAGTATAAGCCTGCTAACATATATTGACGAACCTGGCCTCATACTTGGTGATAAGCAACGACTACAAACAGCATTGATTAATTTGCATGATAACGCTCTGCTTTGCTCACCTAAGAATGGCTCTATTGAAGTAGATATCCTTCCAAAGGGGCTTTGGTGGCTTATCAAGATCCGTGATCATGGCCCTGGTCTTAGTGAGATTGTCTTAAGCAATATGTTTCAGCGTTTTTATCGAGGAGATATCTCAAGAAAACGAACAAGCCGAAGTGGCAGTGGTCTTGGATTAGCCATTGTCGAGCAAATTATTATCAGTCATGGCCGAAGCATCAAAGCAGAAAATCACCCTGAAGGAGGAACTAGTATCGAACTTTTACTACCTAAAGGCAAATACTAA
- a CDS encoding iron uptake porin, whose translation MKLFQQLLVAPAALGLMAPMASNAADLAIKGVSDYSASSEQVTSISQFQDVYPTDWAYQALSNLIERYGCVAGYPSGSYLGNRAMTRFEAAALLNACLDRITEVTDELRRLLNEFEQELAILKGRVDGLEARVGELEATQFSTTTKLKGKSIFVLGAVNAGGDESLSDPYNEEVGAFTFTYDLRLGLNTSFTGKDLLYTRLRSGNMGSTAWEGEGLKGSLTALDTASATGDIVTIDRLYYRFPVGDEFTFIAGPLARNTEMLGIKPTAYGKSKVLDYFGGTMGTPGVYNKETGGAFAAIWKQKTSKGDPAFSASVSYVSDAGEANDGNPSTGGFMTDNAEGNITGQLAYSSKRWGVALGYRYGQCGVKFRRGTDLVADNKWHQNCQQVVGFDSDGDEVFDQRSGAYSNNFAVNAYWQPEDSGWIPSVSAGWGLSSLSGDFYDLADNDLEDDLEDQVPDQFQSWMVGLQWSDVFMEGNYLGLAGGQPQFVTSLTGDETTYDGNYAFELWYKFQVTDNISITPAVFYLSRPMGQDTGDQYDNKFNIFGGVVQTTFKF comes from the coding sequence ATGAAACTCTTCCAGCAATTGCTGGTGGCACCTGCTGCCTTGGGCCTGATGGCGCCAATGGCTTCTAATGCCGCAGACCTAGCCATCAAAGGTGTGTCCGATTATTCGGCCTCCAGCGAGCAGGTCACCAGCATCTCCCAATTCCAAGATGTTTACCCAACCGACTGGGCTTATCAGGCGCTGAGCAACCTGATTGAGCGCTACGGCTGTGTAGCTGGCTATCCAAGCGGTAGCTACTTGGGCAACAGAGCAATGACCCGCTTTGAAGCGGCTGCTCTGTTGAATGCATGCCTCGATCGCATCACTGAAGTCACCGACGAACTGCGTCGTCTGCTCAACGAATTCGAGCAGGAGCTCGCCATCCTCAAGGGCCGTGTTGATGGCCTAGAAGCGCGCGTTGGTGAACTCGAAGCCACTCAGTTCTCAACCACCACCAAGCTAAAAGGCAAGTCAATCTTCGTTCTTGGTGCAGTCAATGCTGGAGGTGATGAGTCCCTTTCAGATCCGTACAACGAAGAAGTTGGAGCGTTTACTTTCACATATGATCTGCGCCTTGGTCTTAATACAAGCTTTACGGGTAAAGATCTTCTTTATACCCGTCTTCGCTCGGGAAATATGGGCTCAACTGCTTGGGAAGGTGAAGGTCTTAAGGGATCACTAACAGCTCTAGATACTGCTTCTGCGACTGGTGATATCGTAACGATCGATCGCCTCTATTATAGGTTCCCTGTTGGCGATGAATTTACATTTATCGCTGGACCATTGGCACGAAATACTGAAATGCTCGGTATTAAGCCTACGGCCTATGGAAAGAGCAAAGTACTCGATTACTTTGGTGGAACAATGGGCACACCTGGAGTCTATAACAAAGAAACAGGAGGTGCTTTTGCTGCAATATGGAAGCAAAAAACTAGCAAAGGTGATCCAGCATTTAGTGCTTCAGTTAGCTATGTTTCTGACGCTGGTGAGGCTAATGATGGCAACCCATCAACAGGTGGCTTTATGACAGACAATGCCGAAGGAAATATTACAGGTCAATTGGCATATAGCAGTAAAAGATGGGGTGTTGCTTTGGGCTATCGTTACGGTCAATGCGGTGTTAAATTTCGCCGTGGAACCGACTTAGTTGCTGATAACAAATGGCATCAAAATTGCCAACAGGTCGTTGGCTTTGATTCTGATGGAGACGAGGTCTTTGATCAACGCTCCGGAGCATATTCCAACAATTTTGCCGTTAATGCATACTGGCAACCTGAGGATTCAGGTTGGATCCCGTCAGTCAGCGCAGGTTGGGGTCTTTCTAGTCTGAGTGGTGATTTCTACGATCTTGCCGACAACGACCTAGAGGATGATCTTGAGGACCAGGTACCAGATCAATTCCAAAGCTGGATGGTTGGATTGCAATGGAGCGATGTCTTTATGGAAGGTAATTACCTAGGGCTTGCAGGAGGTCAACCGCAGTTTGTTACCAGTCTTACGGGTGATGAAACCACTTATGATGGTAATTATGCCTTCGAACTTTGGTATAAATTCCAAGTTACTGACAACATCTCAATCACACCAGCGGTGTTTTATCTGAGTCGTCCAATGGGGCAAGATACCGGAGATCAGTACGATAACAAGTTCAATATTTTTGGAGGAGTTGTTCAAACTACGTTTAAGTTCTAA
- the arsJ gene encoding organoarsenical effux MFS transporter ArsJ, protein MMLSPLNQYGVVTTNYWAFTLTDGALRMLVVFHFHELGYTTLEIAFLFLFYEFFGIITNLCGGWIGARYGLRLTLWVGTLLQILALLMLIPVSASWSKIGSVVYVMFAQAISGIAKDLNKMTAKGAIKTIVAERKGDADREGRRLFKWVAILTGSKNALKGVGFFLGGLLLTSVGFNKSVEIMAIGLSISFLVTLKLPDDMGIIKKKLGIMSVFSKSQGINILSAARLFLFGARDVWFVVALPVFLEESLNWKFWEIGGFLGLWVIGYGIVQASAPGIRKLWTSKKTPGVSSVQFWSAALTAIPALIAIALWRETDSAIAITLGLVSFGVVFAMNSSIHSYMILAYTDSENVSLNVGFYYMANAAGRLMGTVLSGSVFMIGKTTMQGMQLCLWCSSLLVLLSWLSSLRLPEPKHSKRALINNI, encoded by the coding sequence ATGATGCTTTCGCCTCTCAATCAATATGGTGTTGTAACCACAAACTACTGGGCCTTTACGCTCACTGATGGTGCATTACGTATGCTTGTGGTTTTTCACTTCCATGAGCTTGGTTATACGACACTTGAAATCGCATTTCTTTTTTTATTTTATGAGTTCTTCGGTATTATTACCAACCTGTGTGGCGGTTGGATAGGGGCACGTTATGGCCTACGTCTAACTCTTTGGGTTGGAACCTTGTTGCAGATCTTGGCCTTGCTGATGTTGATTCCTGTCTCAGCAAGTTGGTCTAAAATAGGAAGTGTAGTGTATGTGATGTTCGCACAAGCAATTAGTGGCATAGCAAAAGATCTTAATAAAATGACGGCTAAAGGTGCCATAAAAACCATAGTTGCAGAGAGAAAAGGAGATGCCGATCGCGAGGGCAGGAGGCTGTTCAAGTGGGTGGCTATTCTTACGGGATCAAAGAATGCTTTAAAGGGAGTAGGTTTTTTTCTAGGTGGATTACTTTTAACGAGTGTAGGTTTTAATAAGTCAGTAGAAATAATGGCGATAGGCTTGTCAATAAGTTTTTTAGTCACGCTAAAGCTTCCAGACGATATGGGAATCATCAAAAAGAAGCTGGGAATCATGAGTGTCTTCTCTAAATCGCAAGGTATTAATATTTTGTCAGCAGCTCGCCTATTCCTGTTTGGCGCAAGAGATGTATGGTTTGTAGTTGCATTACCTGTTTTTCTAGAAGAATCATTGAACTGGAAGTTTTGGGAAATCGGAGGCTTCTTGGGGTTATGGGTGATTGGCTACGGAATTGTTCAGGCATCCGCACCAGGTATCCGAAAACTGTGGACCAGCAAAAAAACTCCCGGGGTCTCTTCTGTTCAGTTTTGGAGTGCTGCTTTGACAGCGATTCCAGCACTGATTGCGATTGCTTTATGGCGAGAAACTGATTCTGCAATAGCTATAACATTAGGCCTGGTTTCTTTTGGTGTAGTTTTTGCGATGAACTCGTCTATACACTCATACATGATTTTGGCTTATACAGATAGTGAGAATGTAAGCCTAAATGTAGGATTTTATTATATGGCTAATGCCGCAGGTAGATTAATGGGTACAGTTTTATCAGGCTCTGTATTCATGATCGGTAAGACGACAATGCAAGGAATGCAGTTATGTTTATGGTGCTCATCTTTATTGGTGTTGCTCTCATGGCTAAGCAGCTTAAGGTTGCCAGAGCCAAAACATTCTAAACGAGCGCTAATAAACAATATCTAA
- a CDS encoding ArsJ-associated glyceraldehyde-3-phosphate dehydrogenase: MRIGINGFGRIGRLVFRALWGRPGIEICHLNDPSGDAATAAHLLKFDSVHGRWDQLVGGSENQLLVNQQTISYSQGSTPGAVPWNDAGIDIVLECSGKFKSPETLSVYFDQHALKRVIVACPVKGKLAGKEVLNIVYGINHHLYDPKIDHLVTAASCTTNCLAPLVKVVHENFGISHGCITTLHDTTNTQVPIDSFQTDLRRARSCLQSLIPTTTGSAKAIAMIFPDLEGKLNGHAVRVPLLNASLTDAVFELKRSITVKDANEAFRHAAEHQLKGILGYEDKPLVSIDYVNDSRSSIVDGLSTMVVNGSQLKVYAWYDNEWGYSSRMADLTCYISNLENTSNTF; encoded by the coding sequence ATGCGTATTGGTATCAACGGTTTTGGGCGTATCGGGCGGCTGGTCTTCAGGGCTCTCTGGGGGAGACCAGGGATCGAGATCTGCCATTTGAACGACCCGTCTGGGGATGCAGCCACTGCAGCACACCTGCTTAAGTTCGATTCTGTACACGGACGCTGGGATCAGCTTGTTGGAGGCAGCGAGAACCAACTGTTGGTGAATCAACAAACCATCAGTTACTCCCAAGGAAGCACTCCTGGCGCTGTGCCTTGGAATGACGCTGGCATTGACATCGTTTTGGAATGCAGCGGTAAATTTAAATCACCAGAAACTCTCAGCGTTTACTTCGATCAACATGCTTTAAAACGTGTGATTGTTGCTTGCCCAGTTAAAGGAAAACTAGCTGGCAAAGAAGTGTTGAATATCGTTTATGGGATTAATCATCATCTTTATGACCCAAAGATTGATCATTTAGTGACAGCAGCATCATGTACGACAAACTGTTTGGCTCCGTTGGTAAAGGTTGTGCATGAAAACTTTGGCATTTCACATGGCTGCATAACAACTCTTCATGATACTACTAATACACAAGTTCCGATTGATAGTTTCCAAACGGATTTACGTAGGGCTAGGAGTTGTCTACAAAGTTTGATCCCAACAACGACTGGCTCTGCCAAAGCAATCGCAATGATCTTTCCAGATCTAGAGGGAAAACTCAATGGACATGCTGTAAGAGTACCTTTGCTCAATGCTTCATTGACCGATGCAGTTTTTGAGCTAAAGCGCTCAATTACGGTGAAGGATGCCAATGAAGCGTTTAGGCATGCAGCAGAACATCAGCTAAAGGGAATCCTTGGCTATGAAGACAAGCCACTTGTCTCTATTGATTACGTTAACGATTCTCGAAGCTCAATTGTCGATGGATTGTCAACGATGGTTGTTAACGGCTCTCAGCTAAAGGTTTACGCATGGTACGACAATGAATGGGGATATAGCAGTCGAATGGCAGATCTTACGTGTTATATTTCTAATCTTGAAAATACTAGTAATACCTTTTAA
- a CDS encoding ArsR/SmtB family transcription factor, protein MGTTIAPPHLLDSSRARTLMKALADPIRLQVIEELACGERCVCDLINELSLGQSRLSFHLKVLKDAGLIVDRQSGRWVYYRLEPKALGILQDWLSSLAEQCQKPTINCE, encoded by the coding sequence ATGGGCACAACGATTGCCCCGCCACATTTGCTTGATTCAAGTCGTGCCAGAACTCTAATGAAAGCACTTGCAGATCCTATTCGTCTGCAAGTGATCGAGGAGCTTGCCTGTGGTGAACGTTGTGTGTGTGATCTCATTAATGAGTTAAGTCTTGGCCAATCACGCCTTTCCTTTCATCTCAAGGTCTTAAAAGATGCTGGTTTGATTGTTGATCGGCAGAGTGGTCGTTGGGTTTATTACCGCTTAGAGCCAAAAGCCCTTGGTATCTTGCAGGATTGGCTTTCATCTTTAGCCGAGCAATGCCAGAAACCAACGATTAACTGCGAATAA
- a CDS encoding cupin domain-containing protein, with amino-acid sequence MTTPYKSLKSPTNHTTSAVFLKETAFLFSMRALIVSTICLTGLLAVSCSNRKDQASAPIKSDVLVSSTESWDGERVSYPQGKAEMTLIRAVFPPGAKTPIHTHPQPGVVYVEKGWIKCTLTESGKAREFRRGEAFVASTGDTQHACENIGNEDAVVFVAWAGVEGVPLKQPVKTE; translated from the coding sequence TTGACTACACCATATAAATCACTTAAATCTCCTACAAATCACACCACCTCAGCGGTTTTCCTCAAGGAAACCGCTTTTTTATTTTCTATGCGAGCTCTCATCGTCTCAACCATTTGCCTCACTGGTTTATTGGCCGTCAGTTGCAGCAACAGGAAAGATCAAGCCAGTGCACCGATCAAATCTGATGTCTTGGTGTCTTCAACAGAATCATGGGATGGGGAGCGGGTCAGCTATCCGCAAGGCAAAGCTGAGATGACATTGATAAGAGCTGTTTTTCCGCCTGGCGCCAAAACCCCAATCCACACTCACCCTCAACCTGGTGTCGTGTATGTCGAGAAAGGTTGGATCAAGTGCACACTCACAGAGTCTGGTAAGGCAAGGGAGTTCAGACGAGGAGAAGCCTTTGTTGCCTCTACCGGAGACACCCAACACGCCTGTGAAAACATTGGCAATGAAGATGCCGTTGTGTTTGTTGCCTGGGCAGGGGTAGAAGGAGTGCCGCTCAAGCAACCTGTCAAAACTGAGTGA
- a CDS encoding gamma-thionins family protein — MSCAQRCGREEHWFVQDLVVDPIDNHLQPLFTPTGKRFLVQAAAAALWQAIKKTLAGERRVWVMGKSTFRQK, encoded by the coding sequence TTGAGCTGTGCTCAGCGTTGTGGGCGAGAAGAACATTGGTTTGTTCAAGATCTTGTTGTCGATCCAATCGACAATCATCTCCAACCTCTGTTCACGCCAACAGGGAAAAGATTTTTGGTACAAGCGGCAGCGGCTGCTCTATGGCAAGCAATAAAAAAGACCCTCGCAGGAGAGCGACGGGTCTGGGTGATGGGGAAATCAACTTTTAGGCAAAAATGA